A genomic region of Gemmata massiliana contains the following coding sequences:
- the hisS gene encoding histidine--tRNA ligase, translated as MITPRTLSGFRDYLPAVMLAREEVLRRAREVYRSYGFTPIDTPACESLDVLLGKGGDESDKLVYRVLSARGDKAEMGLRFDLTVPFARFSAQYINELGTPFKRYAMGPVWRGERPGQGRYREFWQCDFDTIGTTSNAADIETALVINDLFTAIGFDKFEIRVNNRKLLNGLLEAVGLRDKSVIVLRAIDKLDKIGRDAVLAEMTNQEVSLLAARNVLDFTQLRGADALDKLEEVLPIVETVLKPRLKETKENIAGGQQLIEEGIAQLRELLAVTKAAGVPEERIKIDLSIARGLDYYTGTIYETFLTDLPGIGSVCSGGRYDNLASKYTKQVLPGVGASLGVDRLIAAMEELKHPLLTGQTTPAQVLVVNFDATRLGDYQRIARALRAACVNVEVYPDTTKKIGTQFAYAEKRGFKLAVVAGPAEFEQGVWKVKDLAKREEAAVPEAELVERIKQQV; from the coding sequence CTGATTACCCCCCGAACGCTGTCCGGGTTCCGTGATTACCTGCCGGCGGTCATGCTCGCGCGAGAAGAGGTGCTGCGCCGTGCCCGCGAGGTGTACCGCTCCTACGGCTTCACTCCCATCGATACGCCCGCGTGCGAATCGCTCGACGTTCTGCTGGGTAAGGGGGGTGACGAGTCCGACAAGCTCGTGTACCGCGTGCTGAGTGCCCGTGGTGACAAAGCGGAGATGGGGCTACGGTTCGACCTCACTGTGCCGTTCGCCCGGTTCAGTGCGCAATACATCAACGAACTCGGCACACCGTTCAAGCGCTACGCGATGGGACCGGTGTGGCGCGGCGAGCGCCCGGGGCAGGGGCGGTACCGCGAATTCTGGCAGTGCGACTTCGACACCATCGGCACCACGTCCAACGCCGCCGACATCGAAACGGCACTCGTCATCAACGACCTCTTCACCGCGATCGGCTTCGACAAGTTCGAGATCCGCGTCAACAATCGGAAACTGTTGAACGGATTGCTCGAAGCCGTCGGCTTACGAGACAAGTCGGTTATTGTTCTTCGAGCTATTGATAAACTCGACAAGATCGGAAGAGACGCGGTTCTGGCCGAGATGACCAATCAAGAGGTGTCGCTTCTTGCTGCTCGTAACGTGTTGGATTTCACGCAACTTCGTGGTGCCGATGCACTCGACAAACTTGAAGAAGTGCTTCCGATAGTCGAAACAGTTCTTAAACCTAGGCTTAAAGAAACCAAAGAGAACATTGCGGGCGGTCAGCAACTTATCGAAGAGGGCATCGCACAGTTGCGCGAACTGCTCGCGGTCACGAAAGCGGCCGGAGTTCCCGAAGAACGCATCAAGATCGACCTGAGTATCGCGCGCGGGCTGGATTACTACACTGGCACCATTTACGAAACGTTCCTGACCGACCTGCCCGGCATCGGCAGCGTGTGCAGCGGCGGGCGGTACGACAACCTCGCGAGCAAGTACACGAAACAAGTGCTCCCGGGAGTGGGAGCGTCGCTCGGCGTGGACCGGCTCATCGCCGCAATGGAGGAGCTGAAACATCCGCTCCTCACAGGGCAAACCACGCCGGCTCAGGTGCTGGTCGTGAACTTCGACGCGACCCGTCTGGGCGACTACCAGCGCATTGCTCGGGCGCTTCGGGCCGCGTGCGTAAACGTCGAAGTGTACCCCGACACAACGAAGAAGATCGGGACGCAGTTCGCCTACGCCGAGAAGCGCGGCTTCAAACTCGCGGTGGTCGCTGGCCCCGCCGAGTTCGAGCAGGGCGTGTGGAAGGTCAAGGATCTGGCGAAACGCGAAGAAGCCGCGGTACCGGAAGCGGAACTGGTCGAGCGCATCAAGCAACAGGTGTGA
- the greA gene encoding transcription elongation factor GreA — MTDDRIPMTREGYDKLKVELDRLRGAEMIEITKRVATAREMGDLSENAEYHAAREDQGILQARINDLSDRLSRATIVDTALLPKDTIAFGSKVKVMDLDVDEEETFELVGPGQENPDKGRILTTSPIGQGLIGRKKGDTVKIQVPSGTIKFKILEITTANI, encoded by the coding sequence ATGACCGACGACCGCATCCCCATGACGCGGGAAGGCTACGACAAACTCAAGGTCGAGTTGGATCGCCTTCGCGGTGCGGAGATGATCGAGATCACCAAGCGCGTCGCCACGGCGCGCGAGATGGGCGATTTGAGCGAGAACGCCGAGTACCACGCCGCGCGAGAGGACCAGGGAATCCTCCAGGCCCGGATCAACGACCTGTCCGACCGCCTCTCACGCGCGACCATCGTCGACACGGCGCTGCTCCCCAAGGACACGATCGCCTTCGGGAGCAAGGTGAAGGTCATGGACCTCGACGTCGACGAAGAAGAGACGTTTGAACTCGTCGGGCCGGGCCAAGAGAACCCCGATAAGGGGCGCATCCTGACCACGAGCCCCATTGGGCAGGGGCTGATCGGCCGGAAAAAGGGCGACACAGTCAAAATTCAAGTGCCCAGTGGCACCATCAAGTTTAAGATCCTGGAAATTACGACAGCGAATATATAA
- a CDS encoding HYExAFE family protein — protein MKSDNHYEVAFDAYLRQRGAAVVPVVEARRSYIDVSEVKSPDFIVVGPCDAKLVVDVKGRKFPGVGKGGKSRNIWQNWCEREDVESLIRWQGKFGDGFRGVLAFVYDLAHHIELPNRTPDVFVFRGRVYLLRGVFVTDYRARMRTRSPRWGTVHLATDDFRTLVKPISHFLAPPPDVIELTAEAALG, from the coding sequence ATGAAGTCCGACAACCACTACGAGGTGGCATTCGATGCGTACCTGCGCCAGCGCGGGGCCGCCGTTGTTCCCGTAGTGGAGGCGCGTCGCAGTTACATCGACGTGAGCGAGGTGAAATCGCCGGACTTCATTGTGGTCGGCCCGTGTGACGCGAAGCTCGTTGTGGACGTGAAGGGCCGCAAGTTCCCCGGAGTGGGGAAGGGCGGGAAGTCGCGCAACATCTGGCAGAACTGGTGCGAACGCGAAGACGTGGAGAGCCTGATCCGCTGGCAGGGCAAGTTCGGCGACGGGTTCCGCGGTGTGCTCGCGTTCGTGTACGATCTGGCGCACCACATCGAGCTGCCGAACCGCACGCCGGACGTTTTCGTCTTCCGCGGGCGCGTGTACTTGTTGCGCGGTGTATTTGTGACTGATTACCGCGCCCGTATGCGCACCCGCAGCCCGCGCTGGGGAACGGTACACCTCGCGACTGACGACTTTCGCACGCTCGTGAAGCCGATCTCGCACTTTCTCGCGCCGCCACCGGACGTGATAGAATTGACCGCGGAAGCCGCTCTGGGCTGA
- a CDS encoding GNAT family N-acetyltransferase encodes MADAIIDVVGVDELPLIIDMYNQIFRPTKTIESFRRRYMGRHNILQLVARVKDKPAGFFLGFELKPDTFFAWFYGVMPDVRRMGIGSQLMEAAQSWAAQHHYETIRLECHNTHRPMLHLAIELGYDIVGLHWDADRGDNLIMFEKSLTDR; translated from the coding sequence ATGGCGGACGCGATCATCGATGTTGTGGGCGTGGACGAGCTGCCACTCATCATCGACATGTACAACCAGATTTTCCGCCCCACGAAGACGATCGAGTCGTTCCGTCGGCGGTACATGGGGCGCCACAACATTTTGCAGCTCGTGGCCCGCGTGAAGGATAAACCGGCCGGGTTCTTCCTCGGGTTCGAGCTGAAGCCCGACACGTTCTTCGCGTGGTTCTACGGCGTAATGCCCGACGTGCGGCGCATGGGGATCGGCTCCCAATTGATGGAAGCCGCGCAGAGCTGGGCCGCGCAGCACCACTACGAAACGATCCGGCTGGAGTGCCACAACACCCACCGGCCGATGCTCCACCTCGCCATCGAACTCGGGTACGACATCGTCGGCCTGCACTGGGACGCCGACCGCGGTGACAACCTCATCATGTTCGAGAAGAGTTTGACCGACAGGTAA
- a CDS encoding FHA domain-containing protein, with the protein MSDPRLHSLHLEGQPRRDTFRSAREKLQAACGSQTMAGNARVLDDAALVVSTLAAPVGGAGGSGIAGRFTFYLKDGTNVYPLHLGMNSIGRLPDNDVVVRDECVSRRHCAVLIHSDLRCELHDVASKNGTLLNGKKIPQPQKLQSGDQITLCNRRLTFHMVEAANEPAAS; encoded by the coding sequence ATGTCAGATCCCCGGCTTCACAGCTTGCACTTGGAAGGACAGCCCAGGCGGGACACGTTCCGCTCTGCGCGCGAGAAGCTCCAGGCAGCTTGTGGCAGCCAAACGATGGCCGGCAACGCCCGCGTTCTCGACGACGCGGCTCTTGTCGTTTCGACTCTCGCGGCACCTGTTGGAGGTGCGGGTGGGAGCGGGATTGCCGGGCGCTTCACCTTCTATCTCAAAGACGGCACTAACGTTTACCCGCTACACCTCGGGATGAACAGTATCGGGAGGCTACCCGATAACGACGTTGTGGTGCGGGACGAGTGCGTGTCCCGGCGCCATTGTGCGGTGCTGATTCACTCGGATCTTCGGTGTGAACTGCACGACGTCGCTTCCAAGAACGGCACACTTCTGAACGGCAAAAAGATCCCCCAGCCTCAAAAGCTTCAATCCGGCGACCAGATTACGCTCTGCAACCGCCGCCTCACGTTCCACATGGTCGAAGCCGCGAACGAACCCGCCGCGAGTTAA
- a CDS encoding NUDIX hydrolase has translation MSVETVHVGRRIRVEVNTLTTADGKTIRRDAIRHPGAVVILPVLDAEHVVLLRNFRFVIGETLWEAPAGTVEPNEALEVCAKRELLEETGYQAAKWRSLGYMYASPGVMDEKLHLFVAEELTPGTARPEPDEQLEPVTVRLDEAIRMCLDGTIRDAKTITSLLLWERLRGERLA, from the coding sequence ATGTCCGTTGAAACCGTTCACGTCGGCCGGCGCATCCGCGTTGAAGTGAACACACTTACCACAGCCGACGGCAAGACGATCCGCCGTGACGCGATCCGGCACCCCGGCGCGGTCGTCATCCTGCCGGTTCTGGACGCGGAGCACGTGGTGCTGCTGCGCAACTTCCGGTTCGTGATCGGTGAGACGCTCTGGGAAGCGCCCGCGGGCACGGTGGAACCGAACGAGGCACTCGAAGTGTGCGCGAAACGGGAGCTGCTCGAAGAAACGGGCTACCAAGCGGCGAAGTGGCGGAGCCTCGGCTATATGTACGCTTCGCCCGGGGTGATGGACGAGAAACTGCACCTTTTTGTGGCCGAAGAACTGACCCCCGGTACCGCCCGCCCGGAACCGGACGAGCAACTCGAACCGGTCACCGTGCGCCTCGATGAAGCCATCCGCATGTGTTTGGACGGCACCATCCGCGACGCGAAAACTATTACCTCGCTCTTGCTGTGGGAACGGTTGCGGGGCGAACGGCTGGCGTGA
- the glgC gene encoding glucose-1-phosphate adenylyltransferase, whose product MRGVVTVILAGGRGTRLEPLTRDRAKPAVPFGGLYRIIDFTLSNCINSGLRRVLVLTQFKSRSLDRHIRHGWSFLSSELGESVEVLPPQQRIDETWYKGTADAIYQNIYSLERENAEHVLILAGDHIYKMDYGHMIRAHIDRKADVTIGCIPVPLDEVRHFGIMQAAADDRVVNFLEKPKTADSMPGDSHHALGSMGIYVFKTRLLFELLCQDAAKTGTSHDFGKNIIPYMIETGHKVIAHRFLDQNRKAVPYWRDVGTLDAYYQANMDLVAVEPVLNMYDATWPIRTVQPQLPPPKFVFTGEGPAGHARRGEALDSIVCAGSIVSGGHVRRSILSPRVRVNSYAVVEDSILLDGVDVGRYCRVRKAIIDKDVKLPPYTVLGYDTEFDRRRGFTVTDAGVVVVSKAEPPETFQAPNPLPN is encoded by the coding sequence ATGCGCGGCGTTGTAACTGTGATTTTGGCCGGGGGCAGGGGAACGAGGCTCGAACCACTCACTCGCGATCGCGCGAAGCCGGCCGTGCCGTTCGGCGGGTTGTACCGCATCATCGATTTCACCCTGTCGAACTGCATCAACAGTGGGCTGCGCCGCGTGCTCGTGCTCACGCAGTTCAAGTCGCGCAGCCTGGACCGCCACATCCGCCACGGGTGGAGCTTCCTCAGTTCCGAACTGGGCGAGTCGGTCGAGGTTCTGCCGCCGCAACAGCGCATCGACGAGACGTGGTACAAGGGCACCGCGGACGCGATCTACCAGAACATTTATTCGCTCGAACGCGAGAACGCAGAGCACGTTCTGATCCTCGCGGGCGACCACATTTACAAGATGGACTACGGGCACATGATCCGTGCCCACATCGACCGCAAGGCGGATGTGACCATCGGGTGCATCCCGGTACCGCTCGACGAGGTCCGGCACTTCGGCATCATGCAGGCCGCGGCCGACGACCGCGTGGTGAACTTCCTGGAGAAGCCCAAGACCGCGGACTCGATGCCCGGCGACTCGCACCACGCACTGGGATCAATGGGCATTTACGTCTTCAAAACGCGGTTACTGTTTGAACTGCTGTGTCAGGACGCGGCGAAGACCGGTACGTCTCACGATTTCGGCAAGAACATCATCCCGTACATGATCGAAACCGGTCACAAGGTGATCGCGCACCGGTTCCTCGACCAGAACCGCAAGGCGGTCCCGTACTGGCGCGACGTGGGGACGCTCGATGCGTACTATCAGGCGAACATGGATCTGGTCGCGGTCGAGCCGGTGCTGAACATGTACGACGCGACGTGGCCGATTCGCACGGTCCAACCGCAGTTGCCGCCGCCGAAGTTCGTGTTCACGGGCGAGGGACCGGCCGGTCACGCGCGCCGCGGGGAAGCCCTGGATAGCATTGTGTGCGCGGGGAGTATCGTTTCGGGCGGGCACGTCCGGCGCAGTATCCTCTCGCCTCGCGTGCGAGTGAACAGCTATGCAGTAGTAGAAGACTCGATCCTGCTCGACGGCGTGGACGTGGGGCGCTACTGCCGCGTGCGCAAGGCGATCATTGATAAGGACGTGAAGCTCCCGCCGTACACGGTTCTCGGCTACGACACCGAATTCGACCGGCGCCGCGGGTTCACCGTGACCGACGCGGGCGTGGTCGTGGTGTCGAAGGCCGAACCGCCCGAAACGTTCCAGGCGCCCAATCCGTTGCCCAACTGA
- a CDS encoding site-2 protease family protein: protein MRDPMSWSIPLFRLFGIQVRVHVFFFIVTLGLFFRQMQLTQYDNVWWGDKFLLTVVALFGIILLHEFGHCFGARYVGGDAREILIWPLGGLAFTEIPHRWKPLFTTVAAGPGVNVLICLVCAGGILAAGFVPTLDPTIDPHRVEAAKLRDSRIYTSSYKVKLYKAGTAEEPTLKEFTKKQEEYETAHGKGSFPKPSDAAKFTEAVQEMGYERAVLPGWVLWAYRIFWLSWLLFLFNMLPAYPLDGGQLLQSLVWARTDYRRGVVVAAYTGITVSIVFLVVSIAWNESLFMGLALFMLYSASMKLMQLDMEDGPFGYDFSAGYTSLERDDEPPPQPKRPGPVARWLQARKARRVARETEAKQRDEERMDLLLEKIARSGQGSLTDEERQFLKRVSARKRNTS from the coding sequence ATGCGCGATCCGATGAGTTGGTCGATCCCGCTGTTTCGGCTGTTCGGTATTCAGGTCCGAGTCCACGTCTTCTTTTTCATTGTCACGCTCGGTCTGTTCTTCCGGCAGATGCAATTAACGCAGTACGACAACGTGTGGTGGGGTGACAAGTTCCTGCTCACCGTTGTGGCACTGTTCGGAATCATTTTGTTACACGAATTCGGTCACTGCTTCGGGGCACGGTACGTCGGGGGCGACGCGCGCGAGATCCTGATCTGGCCACTCGGTGGGTTAGCGTTCACGGAGATCCCGCATCGGTGGAAGCCGCTGTTCACCACGGTCGCGGCCGGCCCTGGGGTGAACGTGCTCATCTGCCTCGTGTGCGCGGGCGGGATACTCGCGGCCGGGTTCGTTCCGACGCTCGACCCGACAATCGACCCGCACCGCGTTGAGGCGGCCAAGCTCCGTGACAGTCGGATCTACACCAGTTCGTACAAGGTGAAGCTCTACAAGGCCGGCACCGCCGAAGAACCGACGCTGAAGGAATTCACAAAGAAACAGGAAGAGTACGAGACCGCGCACGGAAAGGGATCGTTCCCCAAGCCCAGCGACGCGGCCAAGTTCACGGAAGCCGTGCAGGAGATGGGCTACGAACGGGCCGTGCTCCCGGGGTGGGTGTTGTGGGCGTACCGTATTTTCTGGCTCAGTTGGCTCTTGTTCCTGTTTAACATGCTCCCGGCCTACCCGCTCGACGGCGGGCAGTTGCTCCAATCGCTCGTTTGGGCGCGAACCGACTACCGGCGCGGCGTTGTCGTTGCTGCGTACACCGGTATCACGGTTTCGATCGTGTTCTTGGTCGTGTCCATTGCGTGGAACGAGTCGCTGTTCATGGGGCTCGCGCTCTTCATGCTGTACTCCGCTTCGATGAAGCTGATGCAGTTGGATATGGAGGACGGGCCGTTCGGGTACGATTTCTCGGCGGGCTACACGAGCCTGGAGAGGGACGACGAACCGCCCCCGCAACCGAAGCGCCCGGGACCGGTGGCCCGGTGGTTGCAGGCGCGCAAGGCGCGCCGGGTCGCGCGCGAAACCGAGGCGAAACAGCGCGACGAGGAGCGCATGGACTTGCTCCTCGAAAAGATCGCCCGCAGCGGCCAGGGGTCGCTCACCGACGAGGAGCGCCAGTTCCTCAAGCGCGTCAGCGCCCGTAAGCGGAATACGTCGTAA
- a CDS encoding sugar phosphate isomerase/epimerase family protein, whose translation MKPLKIGIVVESTQLSLRQAIESAARMGARGIQVDATGDLAPDALGATGRREFRNLLRSFDLELAALNVPVRRGLDVAADLQPRLERVRKTMQLAFDLGARRVVVACPKLPEDAASPRAQLMRESLLALGGYGDRVGSFVALEIGYDPAEKVKEYLAGFGVGSLKVTYDPANFLLHGHDPLANLMPLEGLVSHVHARDARSAGVSRGLQEVPLGAGDIDWMALTATLQVLEFDGFLTVEREQGEHKLADVTNGVKFLKRFALPV comes from the coding sequence ATGAAGCCTCTGAAAATCGGGATCGTTGTCGAGTCCACCCAGTTGTCGCTGCGCCAGGCCATCGAATCCGCGGCGCGAATGGGTGCCCGCGGCATTCAGGTGGATGCCACCGGCGATCTCGCGCCGGACGCGCTGGGCGCAACCGGTCGGCGCGAGTTTCGTAACCTGCTCCGATCGTTTGATCTCGAACTCGCCGCGCTGAATGTCCCGGTGCGGCGCGGATTGGACGTGGCCGCCGATCTTCAGCCGCGCCTGGAGCGCGTGCGCAAAACGATGCAGCTCGCGTTCGACCTCGGCGCGCGCCGGGTCGTCGTCGCGTGCCCCAAACTGCCCGAAGATGCCGCTTCCCCCCGCGCACAACTCATGCGCGAATCGCTCCTCGCGCTCGGCGGGTACGGGGACCGCGTCGGGAGCTTCGTCGCGCTGGAAATCGGGTACGACCCGGCCGAGAAGGTGAAGGAGTACCTCGCCGGGTTCGGTGTGGGCAGCCTGAAGGTGACTTACGACCCCGCGAACTTCCTGCTCCACGGGCACGACCCGCTCGCGAACCTGATGCCACTCGAGGGTCTGGTTTCGCACGTTCACGCGCGCGACGCGCGTTCGGCCGGTGTGAGCCGCGGGTTGCAGGAAGTTCCACTCGGTGCCGGCGATATCGACTGGATGGCCCTGACCGCCACGCTCCAGGTGCTGGAGTTCGACGGCTTCCTGACGGTCGAACGCGAGCAGGGTGAGCACAAGCTTGCGGATGTGACC